One Sphingomonas sp. LHG3406-1 genomic window carries:
- a CDS encoding TonB-dependent receptor: MKSTFLAAAASASLAAGLLAAAPASAQQAPAASAPPARPQAGTPPQERDNANGSITVTGSRPQVIDAPDRLSFNVASDLGAQTGSLADALRNVPGVEVDLQGNVSLRGDSGVTILVDGRPSGQLRGEGRGDALLSMPANNIERVEVITNPSAAMSPEGSGGVINLVTRKQRAAGTSGSVRANIGLEERGNVSLSLARNRPGTNITGEVGYRRFTNEIDVEQERTRFLPLGGALESRQDSRFENVAQSFNARVGLEHDLDKTNRLTADVSFRRGDITSEREEAYVGNAVEPGFLRVSEQDMNQKILSLRTGWRKTLPGKDHSLSLDLEHDVGGMKRSIEGRFSGASVPTTYERIVNDIDRNDSRVKLDYKKPLGEGRSLNLGYEYEQQNADAESVGRSGASLSSLAILPGLTSAFDYRQDVHAWFATAQVNSGKWEFQPGLRLEQVDLSIDPKNGAGAFEQEYFRVYPTLHIGRALDDRTKLRASYSRRISRPGPLDLNPFVFTIDPRNIRSGNPNLKPEITDAFELSAQYRKDATFISLTSFYRRSKDGFTDISEVLGDGTLLTTRANLGKGERLGIDAILNGRITKKLTYNLSGTLQRWTLDADGSRDLFEEVSDVVGSARGSLTWQPTAKDYLQLSGNWPGKQLLAQGYRKLGPVVNLGYRRKIDDQLSLLLTGQDILGTARQKVVIRTPTVRDELDFKVGARAFFVGLAYNFGGNGRRRQDERFDFDPSATSVGQ, from the coding sequence ATGAAGTCGACTTTCCTCGCCGCCGCCGCTTCCGCCAGCCTGGCGGCAGGCCTGCTCGCCGCCGCACCCGCCTCGGCCCAGCAGGCGCCGGCCGCCTCGGCGCCGCCGGCCCGCCCGCAGGCCGGAACGCCGCCGCAGGAGCGCGACAATGCCAACGGCAGCATCACGGTCACGGGCAGCCGGCCACAGGTGATCGATGCGCCCGACCGCTTGAGCTTCAACGTCGCCAGCGATCTCGGCGCGCAGACCGGCAGCCTTGCCGATGCGCTGCGCAACGTGCCGGGGGTGGAAGTCGACCTGCAGGGCAATGTCAGCCTGCGCGGGGACAGCGGGGTCACCATCCTCGTCGATGGCCGTCCGTCGGGCCAGCTGCGCGGCGAGGGCCGCGGCGATGCCCTTCTGTCCATGCCCGCCAACAATATCGAGCGGGTCGAGGTGATCACCAATCCCTCGGCGGCGATGAGCCCCGAAGGCTCTGGCGGCGTGATCAACCTCGTCACCCGCAAGCAGCGTGCGGCGGGAACCTCCGGCTCCGTTCGCGCCAACATCGGCCTCGAAGAGCGCGGCAACGTTTCGCTCAGCCTTGCCCGGAATCGTCCCGGCACGAACATCACCGGCGAGGTCGGCTATCGGCGCTTCACCAACGAGATCGACGTGGAGCAGGAGCGCACCCGTTTCCTGCCGCTCGGCGGAGCGCTGGAAAGCCGCCAGGACTCCCGGTTCGAGAATGTCGCCCAATCCTTCAATGCACGGGTCGGGCTCGAGCATGACCTGGACAAGACCAACCGCCTGACCGCCGACGTCAGCTTCCGCCGCGGCGACATCACCTCCGAGCGCGAGGAGGCCTATGTCGGCAATGCGGTCGAGCCGGGCTTCCTGCGCGTCAGCGAGCAGGACATGAACCAGAAGATCCTCAGTCTGCGGACGGGCTGGCGCAAGACCCTGCCGGGCAAGGACCACAGCCTTTCGCTCGACCTCGAGCATGATGTCGGCGGCATGAAGCGGAGCATCGAGGGGCGCTTCTCGGGCGCGAGCGTGCCGACCACCTACGAGCGGATCGTGAATGACATCGACCGGAACGACAGCCGGGTGAAGCTCGACTACAAGAAGCCGCTCGGCGAAGGGCGTTCGCTCAACCTCGGCTACGAATATGAGCAGCAGAATGCCGATGCGGAGTCGGTCGGCCGGTCCGGCGCGTCGCTGTCGTCGCTGGCGATCCTGCCGGGCCTTACCAGCGCCTTCGACTATCGCCAGGACGTGCACGCCTGGTTCGCGACGGCGCAGGTGAACAGCGGCAAGTGGGAGTTCCAGCCCGGGCTCCGCCTCGAGCAGGTCGATCTCAGCATCGACCCGAAGAACGGTGCCGGCGCGTTCGAGCAGGAATATTTCCGCGTCTATCCGACGCTCCACATCGGCCGGGCGCTCGACGACCGGACCAAGCTGAGGGCGAGCTACAGCCGGCGCATTTCGCGTCCCGGCCCGCTCGATCTCAACCCGTTCGTCTTCACCATCGATCCGCGCAACATCCGGAGCGGCAATCCGAACCTCAAGCCGGAGATCACCGACGCATTCGAGCTGTCGGCGCAGTATCGCAAGGACGCGACCTTCATTTCGCTGACGTCCTTTTATCGGCGGTCCAAGGACGGCTTCACCGACATCAGCGAGGTGCTCGGCGACGGCACCCTGCTGACCACTCGGGCCAACCTCGGCAAGGGCGAGCGGCTTGGGATCGATGCGATCCTCAACGGGCGCATCACCAAGAAGCTGACCTATAATCTGTCGGGAACGCTGCAGCGCTGGACGCTCGATGCCGACGGCAGCCGCGACCTGTTCGAGGAGGTCAGCGACGTGGTCGGCTCGGCCCGCGGCAGCCTGACCTGGCAGCCGACGGCCAAGGACTATCTGCAGCTCAGCGGCAACTGGCCGGGCAAGCAGCTGCTCGCCCAGGGCTATCGCAAGCTGGGGCCGGTCGTGAACCTCGGCTACCGGCGCAAGATCGACGATCAGCTGTCGCTGCTGCTGACCGGGCAGGACATCCTCGGCACCGCGCGGCAGAAGGTGGTGATCCGCACGCCCACGGTGCGCGACGAGCTCGACTTCAAGGTCGGCGCTCGGGCCTTCTTCGTCGGCCTCGCCTACAATTTCGGCGGCAACGGCCGTCGTCGTCAGGACGAGCGCTTCGACTTTGACCCCAGCGCGACGAGCGTGGGGCAGTAG
- the fabI gene encoding enoyl-ACP reductase FabI: protein MTGLMKGRRGLIMGLANDRSLAWGIAKQLSEQGAELAFSYQGEALEKRVRPLAESLGSDFLVDCDVGDMDALDRTFAALEERWGGIDFLVHAIGFSDKNELRGRFVDTSLDNFLLTMNISVYSFVAVSQRAARLMKPGGSLLTLTYYGAEKVIPHYNVMGVAKAALETATKYLAADLGKDGIRVNAISAGPIKTLAASGIGDFRYILKWNELNSPLRRNVTIEDVGGAGLYLLSDLASGVTGEIHHVDAGYNVVGMKAEDAPDIATV from the coding sequence ATGACGGGTTTGATGAAGGGTAGGCGCGGGCTGATCATGGGGCTCGCCAACGATCGGTCGCTCGCCTGGGGCATCGCCAAGCAGCTCAGCGAGCAGGGCGCGGAGCTGGCTTTCTCCTACCAGGGCGAGGCGCTGGAGAAGCGGGTGCGCCCGCTTGCCGAGAGCCTCGGGTCCGACTTCCTGGTCGATTGCGACGTCGGCGACATGGACGCGCTGGACCGCACCTTCGCCGCGCTCGAGGAGCGCTGGGGCGGCATCGACTTCCTCGTCCACGCCATCGGCTTCTCGGACAAGAACGAGCTGCGCGGGCGGTTCGTCGATACCAGCCTCGACAACTTCCTGCTGACCATGAACATCTCGGTCTACAGCTTCGTCGCTGTCTCGCAGCGGGCCGCGCGGCTGATGAAGCCGGGCGGAAGCCTGCTGACCCTCACTTACTATGGCGCCGAGAAGGTCATTCCGCACTACAACGTCATGGGCGTAGCCAAGGCCGCGCTGGAAACGGCGACCAAATATCTCGCGGCCGATCTCGGCAAGGACGGCATCCGGGTCAATGCGATCAGCGCCGGTCCGATCAAGACGCTGGCGGCGAGCGGGATCGGCGATTTCCGCTACATCCTGAAGTGGAACGAGCTGAACAGTCCGCTTCGGCGAAACGTCACCATCGAGGATGTCGGCGGAGCGGGCCTGTATCTTCTCAGCGACCTGGCGTCCGGGGTGACGGGCGAGATCCACCATGTCGATGCGGGCTACAACGTCGTCGGCATGAAAGCCGAGGATGCGCCGGACATCGCGACCGTCTGA
- a CDS encoding YihY/virulence factor BrkB family protein, translating to MKEISPHSPEARRKRLAKLKARFGEQVVDRVKPGTRPFEIMKRVAVGVYNDGFIHAGNLAYLSLLSMFPFFILAAAVAQLLGSTDGAQATVYNVLASVPPDIAAVLREPVTEVLTARQGPLLWFGALVGLWTASSFIETIRDILRRAYGVTYTAPFWEYRLISIVFMLGLVLMLMIALAMTVALSSIEALVLHLVPQFEQVANSLTLLKAVPTVMLYLTVYLVFLVLTPSRYRKMRCRKWPGALLVTAWWIGTAVLLPKAIGLAGGYSLTYGSLAGVMITLLFFFIVGLGVVMGAELNAALAETGPVALEGEQFKGPHADELEVEAPGPGEDIGQASGESRAA from the coding sequence ATGAAGGAAATTTCGCCCCACAGTCCGGAAGCCCGCCGTAAGCGGCTTGCAAAACTCAAGGCCCGCTTCGGCGAGCAGGTGGTCGACCGCGTCAAGCCCGGAACCCGTCCGTTCGAGATCATGAAGCGGGTTGCGGTAGGCGTCTACAACGACGGCTTCATCCACGCGGGCAACCTCGCCTACCTCAGCCTGCTTTCCATGTTCCCGTTCTTCATCTTGGCGGCGGCGGTCGCGCAGCTGCTGGGATCGACCGACGGTGCGCAGGCGACGGTCTACAACGTCCTTGCGTCGGTGCCGCCAGACATTGCGGCGGTGCTTCGCGAGCCGGTGACCGAAGTGCTCACGGCGCGGCAGGGGCCGCTCCTGTGGTTCGGCGCGCTGGTCGGCCTGTGGACGGCGTCGAGCTTCATCGAGACCATTCGCGACATCCTCCGCCGCGCCTACGGGGTCACCTACACCGCGCCCTTCTGGGAATATCGGCTGATTTCGATCGTCTTCATGCTCGGGCTGGTGCTGATGCTGATGATCGCGCTGGCGATGACGGTGGCGCTGAGTTCGATCGAGGCTCTGGTCCTCCATCTGGTCCCGCAGTTCGAGCAGGTCGCCAACTCGCTGACCCTGCTGAAGGCGGTTCCGACGGTGATGCTCTATCTCACCGTGTATCTCGTCTTCCTCGTCCTGACGCCGTCGCGCTATCGCAAGATGCGCTGCCGCAAGTGGCCGGGCGCGCTGCTGGTCACCGCCTGGTGGATCGGAACGGCCGTGCTGCTGCCCAAGGCAATCGGCCTCGCCGGCGGCTACAGCCTGACCTACGGCAGCCTGGCGGGCGTGATGATCACCCTCCTGTTCTTCTTCATCGTTGGGCTTGGCGTCGTCATGGGCGCGGAATTGAACGCGGCGCTGGCGGAAACCGGACCGGTCGCGCTAGAGGGCGAGCAGTTCAAGGGACCGCACGCCGACGAACTGGAAGTCGAGGCGCCCGGTCCAGGGGAAGATATCGGCCAAGCCAGCGGGGAGAGTCGGGCGGCATGA
- a CDS encoding DnaJ C-terminal domain-containing protein — translation MDLYAQLGVKRGATEADIKKAYRSLAKQLHPDRNKDNPKAAERFAKVTQAYDLLSDASKRARYDRGEIDEEGNPKMPFGGGYGGSYGGSRPGASGGFEGFGNGGGGSGGGPDLSDLFEGLFGGGGARRAGGAAFGGGGATRTRAAAKGADVAYRLTVPFTEAATLSPQRVTLADGTTIEIKLPKGVEDGARVRLAGKGEVGPGGKGDAIVTIAIEPHRFFSRDGNHVRLDLPVSLKEAVLGGKVKVPTPDGAVMLSVPRGASSGKVLRIKGRGFSDKAGNRGDLLVTLMVDLPAADSELERFVEQWSGGGGNPRAGLGV, via the coding sequence ATGGATCTTTACGCACAGCTCGGGGTGAAGCGGGGGGCGACCGAAGCCGACATCAAGAAGGCCTATCGCAGCCTCGCCAAGCAGCTTCACCCTGATCGCAACAAGGACAATCCCAAGGCGGCCGAGCGCTTCGCCAAGGTGACGCAGGCCTATGACCTGTTGTCCGACGCCAGCAAGCGCGCCCGCTACGACCGCGGCGAAATCGACGAGGAGGGCAACCCGAAAATGCCGTTCGGCGGCGGCTATGGCGGGAGCTACGGCGGATCGCGTCCCGGCGCGAGCGGCGGCTTCGAGGGCTTCGGCAACGGCGGCGGTGGCAGTGGCGGCGGTCCCGATCTTTCCGATCTGTTCGAAGGCCTGTTCGGCGGCGGCGGCGCGCGCCGTGCCGGCGGGGCGGCTTTCGGCGGCGGGGGGGCGACGCGGACCCGCGCGGCAGCCAAGGGTGCCGATGTCGCCTACCGCCTTACCGTGCCCTTCACCGAAGCGGCGACGCTGAGCCCGCAACGGGTCACGCTGGCCGACGGCACGACCATCGAGATCAAGCTCCCAAAGGGAGTCGAGGATGGCGCCAGGGTCCGGCTCGCCGGCAAGGGAGAGGTCGGGCCGGGCGGCAAGGGCGATGCGATCGTCACCATCGCCATCGAGCCGCACCGCTTCTTCTCCCGCGACGGCAATCATGTGCGCCTCGATCTCCCGGTCAGCCTCAAGGAGGCGGTGCTCGGCGGCAAGGTGAAGGTGCCAACGCCGGATGGTGCGGTGATGCTCAGCGTCCCCAGGGGCGCCAGTTCGGGCAAGGTGCTGCGCATCAAGGGCCGAGGCTTCAGTGACAAGGCGGGCAATCGGGGCGATCTCCTCGTCACGCTGATGGTCGACCTGCCCGCCGCGGACAGCGAGCTCGAGCGCTTCGTGGAGCAATGGAGCGGAGGCGGAGGCAACCCGCGGGCGGGGCTCGGCGTCTAG
- the pdxH gene encoding pyridoxamine 5'-phosphate oxidase, producing MSAIDPFVLFAEWMAEAEAKEINDPDAMAIATSTPDGRPSVRMVLMRRHGPDGFGFFTNLESRKGQEIATNPWGALCIHWKSLRKQVRAEGRLIQVSDADADDYFASRSRTSRIGSHASDQSRPLESRETFVRRVEEAQARFGDGDVPRPAHWSGFRLVPDRIEFWEDVEFRLHHRRLFSRQPDGGWSESLLYP from the coding sequence ATGTCCGCGATCGATCCCTTCGTCCTGTTCGCCGAGTGGATGGCCGAGGCCGAGGCGAAGGAAATCAACGATCCTGACGCCATGGCCATCGCCACCAGCACGCCCGACGGTCGCCCGTCGGTGCGGATGGTGCTGATGCGGCGCCATGGTCCGGACGGCTTCGGCTTCTTCACCAATCTCGAAAGCCGCAAGGGCCAGGAGATCGCCACCAATCCGTGGGGCGCGCTGTGCATCCACTGGAAGAGCCTGCGCAAACAGGTCCGAGCCGAAGGACGGCTGATCCAGGTCAGCGATGCGGACGCAGACGATTATTTTGCCAGCCGCTCGCGCACCAGCCGCATCGGCTCGCACGCCAGTGACCAGTCGCGGCCGCTCGAAAGCCGCGAGACCTTTGTCAGGCGCGTGGAGGAAGCGCAGGCGCGCTTCGGCGATGGCGATGTGCCGAGGCCGGCGCACTGGTCGGGCTTTCGCCTCGTACCCGACCGGATCGAGTTCTGGGAAGATGTGGAGTTCCGCCTCCACCATCGCCGCCTCTTCTCGCGCCAGCCGGACGGCGGCTGGTCGGAAAGCCTCCTCTACCCGTGA
- a CDS encoding cation diffusion facilitator family transporter, translated as MRVVGPERARLSQRAALASVAMALTLLVAKSWAAIATDSTAMLGSLADTALDLVASLVTLAGVRIAALPADHDHRFGHGKAEALVALGQVVLIAASALGIGWRAIDRLINGAPTANAELGIGVSIAAMFGTLLLLSYQKRVIAKTGSLAIKTDNIHYKSDLFLNSAVIAALILDQWFRLRGADAAFGVAIAVWLLWGAWRAAGESVNQLMDAEWPEDKREAFLAACADYPELKGIHDVRTRTSGVHDFIQFHVWVPEEWSVREAHDRLDRVEEELQRRFPGTEIFLHLDPEGHTDREGMLPHEITERR; from the coding sequence GTGAGGGTGGTCGGGCCAGAACGCGCGCGCCTGTCGCAGCGGGCGGCGCTGGCCAGCGTGGCGATGGCGCTGACCCTGCTCGTCGCCAAGAGCTGGGCAGCGATCGCGACCGACTCCACCGCCATGCTCGGCAGCCTCGCCGACACTGCGCTTGACCTCGTCGCCAGCCTCGTCACGCTTGCCGGGGTGCGCATCGCCGCCCTGCCGGCCGATCACGACCATCGCTTCGGGCATGGCAAGGCGGAAGCGCTGGTGGCACTCGGGCAGGTAGTGCTGATCGCCGCGAGCGCGCTCGGCATCGGCTGGCGGGCGATCGACCGGCTGATCAATGGGGCTCCGACCGCCAATGCAGAGCTTGGCATCGGCGTGTCGATCGCGGCCATGTTCGGGACTCTCCTGCTCCTGAGCTATCAGAAGAGGGTCATCGCCAAGACTGGCTCGCTGGCGATCAAGACCGACAATATCCATTACAAGTCCGACCTGTTCCTCAACAGCGCGGTGATCGCCGCGCTGATCCTCGACCAGTGGTTTCGGCTGCGCGGGGCCGACGCGGCGTTTGGCGTGGCCATTGCCGTCTGGCTCCTGTGGGGAGCGTGGCGGGCGGCGGGCGAAAGCGTCAACCAGCTGATGGATGCCGAGTGGCCGGAGGACAAGCGCGAGGCCTTCCTCGCCGCCTGCGCCGACTATCCGGAGCTCAAGGGCATCCACGACGTCCGCACCCGGACCAGCGGCGTGCATGACTTCATCCAGTTCCATGTCTGGGTGCCGGAGGAATGGTCGGTGCGGGAGGCGCACGACCGGCTCGACCGGGTGGAAGAGGAACTGCAGCGCCGATTCCCTGGCACCGAGATTTTTCTTCACCTTGACCCGGAAGGGCATACCGACCGGGAGGGCATGCTGCCCCATGAGATCACGGAGCGGCGATGA
- a CDS encoding PhzF family phenazine biosynthesis protein, with the protein MNLPFFQVDAFAPEPLTGNPAAVMPLEEWLADETLQAIAAENNLSETAFTVPLAGSQADYHLRWFTPTVEVDLCGHATLASGHVLLGEEDEVRFETRSGMLSVSRSDGLLWLDLPASRIAPASDGEEVLRALGVTGEVWRGEGGNGAILVRLTDQDAVQAVRPDFATLRTMDALVMVTAPGTRTDIASRVFAAYHGIDEDPVTGSAHCALVPYWAEVLGRTDFTAAQVGRRGGELTCRLVGDRVRLGGLARTVIEGSFRI; encoded by the coding sequence ATGAACCTGCCCTTCTTCCAGGTCGACGCCTTCGCGCCAGAACCGCTGACCGGCAATCCGGCGGCGGTGATGCCGCTGGAGGAATGGCTGGCGGACGAGACGCTCCAGGCGATCGCTGCCGAGAACAACCTCAGCGAAACCGCCTTCACCGTTCCGCTGGCGGGCAGCCAGGCCGACTATCACCTGCGCTGGTTCACGCCGACGGTCGAGGTGGACCTGTGCGGCCATGCCACGCTCGCGAGCGGGCACGTGCTGCTCGGCGAAGAGGACGAAGTGCGCTTCGAGACGCGCTCGGGCATGCTCAGCGTGAGCCGGTCGGACGGGCTGCTGTGGCTCGATCTTCCCGCAAGCAGGATCGCGCCGGCGAGTGACGGCGAGGAGGTGCTCCGGGCGCTCGGGGTCACGGGCGAGGTGTGGCGCGGGGAAGGGGGCAATGGGGCGATCCTCGTGCGGCTGACCGATCAGGATGCCGTACAGGCCGTTCGCCCGGACTTTGCCACGCTCCGGACGATGGATGCGCTGGTGATGGTGACGGCGCCGGGTACGCGCACCGACATCGCCAGCCGGGTGTTCGCCGCCTATCACGGGATCGACGAGGATCCGGTCACCGGCTCTGCCCATTGCGCGCTCGTGCCCTACTGGGCTGAGGTTCTCGGCCGCACCGACTTCACCGCCGCGCAGGTCGGACGCCGCGGGGGCGAGTTGACGTGCCGGCTGGTGGGCGACAGGGTGCGACTTGGGGGATTGGCACGGACCGTGATCGAAGGGTCTTTTCGCATTTGA
- a CDS encoding APC family permease: MTAPALPRRVGLGGATLLSFNGAVGAAVFALPATLDDSVGAWAPWLFPAAALVMLLIAIPFARAIASMPGEGGPVVYGSAFGRAAGFELGWTYYVARVSAFAANVHVLIDYMLRWVEVSPSPWVRSALILAAILLLAGANVVGMTRALRLLGGLTLLKSLPLILLALLALATFPLPTQGSPPPLTAVEASVLLVFYAFIGFESSIAVSGEAKDGGASIAKGLLLTIAVIALLYLLVQLAYSAVSPSVEEGEKAPLLALGRDLFGAPGALLVLLAAVASLAGNLHANLAATPRVSHALAMRGDLPDWLAAVHPRFLSPHRSIWLMAGLAALLALSGTFVWLAVVSTLARMGVYAVTIAAWLKVARRTAGEMALGGLGILLCALVSTQASAAAWVTLAGLGLAGLILFWLSSGRRRKT; encoded by the coding sequence TTGACCGCGCCGGCGCTGCCCCGCCGAGTCGGCCTCGGAGGCGCCACGCTCCTTTCCTTCAACGGCGCGGTCGGTGCCGCCGTCTTCGCCCTCCCGGCGACCCTCGACGACAGCGTCGGCGCGTGGGCGCCGTGGCTTTTCCCAGCCGCGGCGCTCGTCATGCTGCTGATCGCCATCCCCTTCGCCAGGGCCATCGCCAGCATGCCGGGCGAAGGCGGACCGGTCGTCTACGGGTCCGCCTTCGGGCGCGCCGCCGGCTTCGAGCTGGGCTGGACCTATTATGTCGCACGCGTCTCGGCGTTCGCGGCCAATGTCCATGTGTTGATCGACTACATGCTGCGCTGGGTGGAGGTGAGCCCGTCGCCTTGGGTGCGATCGGCGCTGATCCTGGCGGCCATTCTGCTGCTGGCGGGTGCCAACGTCGTCGGAATGACGCGGGCGCTTCGGCTGCTCGGTGGCCTGACCTTGCTCAAGAGCCTGCCGCTGATCCTGCTCGCCCTGCTCGCGCTTGCCACCTTCCCCCTGCCCACGCAGGGCTCGCCACCGCCCCTGACTGCCGTCGAGGCGAGCGTGCTGCTGGTCTTCTACGCCTTCATCGGGTTCGAGAGTTCGATCGCCGTATCGGGCGAAGCAAAGGACGGCGGAGCATCGATCGCCAAGGGCCTGCTGCTTACCATCGCCGTCATCGCGCTGCTCTACTTGCTGGTGCAGCTCGCCTATTCGGCCGTGTCGCCGAGCGTTGAGGAAGGCGAGAAGGCACCGCTGCTTGCGCTTGGAAGGGACCTTTTCGGCGCCCCCGGTGCGCTGCTGGTGCTGCTGGCGGCGGTTGCGAGCCTGGCCGGCAACCTCCACGCCAACCTCGCCGCGACGCCGCGCGTCAGCCATGCGCTGGCGATGAGGGGCGACCTTCCCGATTGGCTCGCGGCCGTCCACCCGAGGTTCCTCAGCCCGCACCGTTCCATCTGGCTGATGGCTGGCCTCGCCGCGCTGCTGGCGCTGAGCGGCACCTTCGTCTGGCTGGCGGTGGTTAGCACCCTGGCGCGCATGGGCGTCTATGCGGTGACCATCGCCGCCTGGCTGAAGGTAGCTAGGCGGACGGCCGGCGAGATGGCGCTGGGCGGTCTCGGCATCCTGCTCTGCGCGCTCGTCTCGACGCAGGCGAGCGCTGCGGCCTGGGTGACCCTAGCCGGCCTGGGCCTCGCCGGGCTGATCCTGTTCTGGCTGTCCAGCGGCCGCCGCCGGAAGACCTAA
- a CDS encoding NUDIX domain-containing protein, whose translation MPQARSAGILLYRRRADLVEVLLGHPGGPYWARKDEGAWMVPKGAIEPGEDALEAAQREFAEEVGPLPPGMPEQLHTVRQNGGKLVEVFALEGDFDPAQLSSEMFELEWPPRSGRTRRFPELDRVEWMELARAHGRILKSQRPVLDVLAERLGLPAAAAGQPEQDQPGEAQAG comes from the coding sequence GTGCCGCAGGCCAGAAGCGCGGGAATATTGCTTTATCGCCGGCGGGCGGACCTGGTCGAAGTGCTGCTCGGGCACCCCGGCGGTCCTTACTGGGCGCGCAAGGATGAAGGCGCCTGGATGGTTCCGAAGGGAGCGATCGAGCCGGGCGAGGATGCGCTTGAGGCGGCGCAGCGCGAATTCGCCGAGGAGGTCGGCCCGCTGCCCCCAGGGATGCCGGAGCAGCTGCATACCGTGCGTCAGAATGGCGGCAAGCTGGTCGAGGTGTTCGCGCTGGAGGGCGACTTCGATCCGGCGCAACTCTCCAGCGAGATGTTCGAGCTCGAATGGCCGCCGCGCTCTGGGCGCACCCGTCGCTTCCCGGAACTCGATCGAGTCGAGTGGATGGAACTGGCGCGCGCGCATGGACGCATCCTCAAGAGCCAGCGCCCGGTTCTCGACGTCCTGGCCGAACGATTAGGTCTTCCGGCGGCGGCCGCTGGACAGCCAGAACAGGATCAGCCCGGCGAGGCCCAGGCCGGCTAG
- the mnmA gene encoding tRNA 2-thiouridine(34) synthase MnmA, which yields MFPIDLQLDRPPAGARVVVAMSGGVDSSVAALLAAKTGAEVIGVTLQLYDHGEAVKRSGACCAGQDIYDASQVCEKLGIPHYVLDYESRFREGVIERFADDYARGRTPVPCSLCNQGVKFTDLHAFARELGADALVTGHYVRRVVRAGRAELHKGRDPARDQSYFLYGTTAEQLDLLRFPIGELPKADVRALAAEAGLPVAAKPDSQDICFVPDGDYAGLVKRLRPETDAPGEIVDLAGKVLGRHPGVVHFTVGQRRGLEIGGSPEPLYVIRIDPAARRLVVGPKDALAVREALIADWNWLGEDQREIEVKVRSLSRPVPACIAGSRMIFDRPEYGVAPGQAAVVYEGDRLLGGGWIEETVPVTDQLRPAA from the coding sequence ATGTTTCCGATCGACCTCCAACTAGATCGCCCCCCGGCGGGCGCGCGTGTCGTGGTCGCCATGTCGGGCGGCGTCGACTCGTCGGTCGCGGCCCTGCTTGCGGCGAAGACCGGTGCGGAGGTGATCGGAGTCACCCTCCAGCTCTACGATCATGGCGAAGCGGTGAAGCGCTCCGGTGCCTGCTGCGCGGGCCAGGACATCTATGACGCGTCGCAGGTCTGCGAGAAGCTCGGCATTCCGCATTATGTGCTCGATTACGAGAGCCGCTTCCGCGAGGGCGTGATCGAGCGCTTCGCCGACGATTATGCCCGCGGCCGCACGCCAGTGCCCTGCTCGCTCTGCAACCAGGGGGTGAAGTTCACCGACCTCCACGCGTTCGCCCGCGAACTGGGCGCTGATGCGCTGGTCACCGGCCATTATGTCCGGCGCGTCGTTCGTGCGGGCAGGGCAGAGCTGCACAAGGGGCGCGATCCGGCACGCGACCAGAGCTACTTCCTCTACGGCACCACCGCCGAGCAGCTCGACCTGCTCCGCTTCCCGATCGGCGAACTGCCCAAGGCCGACGTGCGGGCGCTCGCCGCCGAAGCGGGCCTGCCAGTCGCCGCAAAGCCAGACAGCCAGGATATCTGCTTCGTGCCCGACGGCGACTATGCCGGCCTTGTGAAGCGCCTTCGACCCGAGACGGACGCGCCCGGCGAAATCGTCGATCTTGCTGGAAAGGTCCTCGGCCGCCACCCCGGCGTCGTTCACTTCACCGTCGGCCAGCGCCGTGGTCTCGAGATTGGCGGATCGCCGGAGCCGCTCTACGTCATCCGCATCGATCCCGCCGCGCGCCGGCTGGTCGTCGGCCCCAAGGACGCATTGGCCGTCCGCGAAGCCTTGATCGCTGACTGGAACTGGCTGGGTGAGGACCAGCGCGAGATCGAGGTCAAGGTCCGCTCCCTCAGCCGCCCCGTGCCGGCCTGCATCGCCGGTTCTCGAATGATCTTCGATCGACCGGAATATGGCGTCGCGCCGGGCCAGGCGGCGGTTGTGTACGAAGGAGACCGGCTGCTCGGAGGGGGCTGGATCGAGGAAACCGTGCCCGTCACCGACCAGCTTCGTCCGGCCGCCTGA
- a CDS encoding DUF1153 domain-containing protein, translating into MLENQKFRPHQVIGPLGEPLTLDSLPPAETTRWVVRRKAEVVAAVAGGLLTVDEACQRYNLSLEEFASWQRAVDRSGMPGLRVTRIQHYRQVYERQQRY; encoded by the coding sequence ATGTTAGAGAATCAGAAGTTTCGTCCTCACCAGGTGATCGGCCCGCTCGGCGAGCCACTGACCCTGGACTCGCTTCCTCCGGCCGAGACCACCCGGTGGGTCGTTCGCCGGAAGGCCGAAGTCGTCGCTGCCGTAGCCGGGGGGCTACTGACGGTCGACGAGGCCTGCCAGCGCTACAACCTCAGCCTCGAGGAGTTCGCCAGCTGGCAGCGCGCGGTCGACCGCAGCGGCATGCCCGGTCTGCGTGTCACCCGCATCCAGCATTACCGCCAGGTCTACGAGCGCCAGCAGCGCTACTGA